One segment of Argonema galeatum A003/A1 DNA contains the following:
- the ftsY gene encoding signal recognition particle-docking protein FtsY: protein MVFNWFRRQYSDSKEQPPDKAASSAQEEQQPESDTSDRPEEQSQQQVAEDYLAWAKAAYKNIQAKQQTQTATTATEPQLPTEEIEGQRGRGAEGQRGRGAEEQRGRGAEGQRSEPLSESQTIPTQKETSEAEISTTVALDAVRAELELLETAAAAEVATSDTGTPEVEKVTTITETALESSAIPETSQEEAVAQASPAEEQVTVPDSTVQETNVAATAPLPFWARDDRQARLERLKATAIEESEPEVQPVVAVTGSATAAEIPGVVFDDGFLWSAEILASQGRRPEDVSVEEITWLKKLRQGLDKTRRNLINQLKAIVGQGPLNQDAVMEIESLLLQADVGVEATDYIIKSLQNKLREQALPPDAALAYLKQILRDMLNAPLHKSSYQATFAPEKETFNIWLITGVNGAGKTTTIGKIAHLAQKSGYKCLIGAADTFRAAAVQQVKVWGQRSGVEVVANPGQNTDPAAVVFDAIAAAKARGTELLLVDTAGRLQNKKNLMEELSKIRRIIDKKAPEAHVESLLVLDATLGQNGLRQAQVFSEAAKLSGVVLTKLDGTAKGGVALAVVQQLGLPIRFIGAGEGIEDLRPFSSYEFIEALLSG from the coding sequence ATGGTTTTTAATTGGTTCCGCCGCCAGTATAGCGACAGTAAAGAACAACCGCCGGATAAAGCGGCTTCATCCGCACAGGAAGAACAGCAACCAGAATCAGATACATCCGATCGGCCCGAAGAGCAATCTCAGCAGCAAGTTGCTGAAGACTACTTGGCTTGGGCAAAAGCCGCCTATAAAAATATCCAAGCTAAGCAACAAACACAAACCGCCACAACAGCGACAGAACCTCAGCTGCCAACCGAAGAGATAGAGGGGCAGAGGGGCAGAGGGGCAGAGGGGCAGAGGGGCAGAGGAGCAGAGGAGCAGAGGGGCAGAGGGGCAGAGGGGCAGAGGAGCGAGCCTCTATCTGAGTCTCAAACAATACCGACACAAAAAGAAACTTCCGAAGCAGAAATTTCGACAACAGTTGCCCTAGACGCTGTAAGAGCAGAACTGGAACTCCTTGAGACAGCCGCCGCAGCAGAGGTAGCAACTTCCGACACTGGCACGCCTGAAGTAGAAAAAGTTACTACAATTACAGAAACCGCCCTAGAGTCATCGGCAATTCCTGAAACTTCACAGGAAGAAGCCGTCGCCCAGGCGTCACCCGCAGAAGAACAGGTAACCGTTCCAGACTCCACAGTTCAAGAAACAAACGTTGCAGCCACAGCACCACTACCTTTTTGGGCGCGGGATGACCGACAAGCACGCTTAGAACGGCTTAAGGCTACAGCCATTGAAGAATCAGAACCGGAAGTCCAGCCAGTCGTTGCCGTAACTGGGTCTGCAACAGCAGCAGAAATTCCGGGAGTTGTCTTTGATGACGGGTTCCTATGGTCGGCTGAAATTCTCGCTTCCCAAGGTCGTCGTCCTGAAGATGTTTCTGTAGAAGAAATTACTTGGCTCAAGAAGTTGCGACAAGGCTTAGACAAAACTCGCCGTAACCTGATCAATCAGCTAAAAGCGATCGTCGGTCAGGGGCCGCTCAATCAAGATGCGGTCATGGAGATCGAGTCTTTGCTGTTGCAAGCCGATGTCGGCGTAGAAGCAACAGATTATATCATAAAATCGCTACAAAACAAGTTGCGCGAGCAAGCACTGCCACCTGATGCAGCTCTTGCCTACCTCAAGCAGATCCTGCGAGATATGCTCAATGCCCCCCTCCATAAATCATCTTATCAAGCCACCTTTGCACCAGAAAAAGAAACTTTCAATATCTGGTTGATTACCGGGGTAAACGGTGCCGGTAAAACTACAACAATTGGCAAAATTGCCCATCTCGCCCAAAAATCTGGCTATAAGTGCCTGATTGGGGCAGCTGATACCTTCCGGGCAGCAGCGGTACAGCAGGTGAAGGTATGGGGTCAGCGGAGTGGGGTGGAAGTGGTAGCCAATCCGGGACAAAATACAGACCCAGCCGCTGTGGTATTTGATGCGATCGCAGCAGCCAAAGCGCGGGGCACAGAATTGCTGCTGGTAGATACCGCAGGCCGTCTCCAGAACAAGAAAAACTTGATGGAGGAACTCAGCAAGATTCGCCGCATCATTGACAAAAAAGCTCCAGAGGCTCACGTTGAATCTCTTCTGGTTTTAGACGCCACCTTGGGTCAAAACGGTCTGCGCCAAGCCCAAGTTTTCTCAGAAGCAGCAAAACTAAGCGGCGTCGTGCTGACTAAACTGGATGGAACTGCCAAGGGTGGCGTTGCCTTAGCAGTAGTGCAGCAATTGGGTCTGCCCATCCGCTTTATTGGTGCCGGTGAAGGCATTGAAGACTTACGTCCCTTCTCCAGCTATGAGTTTATCGAAGCCCTGCTGAGTGGTTAG
- the argH gene encoding argininosuccinate lyase yields MDTELTQQPAGDPTAKTWSQRFESALHPAIARFNASIGFDIELIEYDITGSQAHGKMLARTGIISPEDGEQLVAGLEQIRQEYRQGEFQPGIDAEDVHFAVERRLTEIVGDVGKKLHTARSRNDQVGTDTRLYLRDRINQIRSQLREFQTVLIDIAAVNVETLIPGYTHLQRAQPVSLAHHLLAYFEMLQRDYERLGEIQKRVNISPLGCGALAGTTFPIDRHYTAKELHFDGVYGNSLDGVSDRDFAIEFLCAASLIMVHLSRMSEEMILWASQEFGFITLKDSCATGSSIMPQKKNPDVPELVRGKAGRVFGHLQAMLVLMKGLPLAYNKDLQEDKEALFDSVKTVNACLEAMTILLREGLEFKTDRLREAVSEDFSNATDVADYLAARGVPFREAYNLVGKVVKTCLAGGKLLKDLTLEEWKALHPSFEADIYEAIAPQRVVAARNSYGGTGFDQVKQAIQTAKSRLALT; encoded by the coding sequence TTGGATACCGAACTCACTCAACAACCCGCTGGCGATCCTACAGCCAAAACCTGGAGCCAGAGGTTTGAATCGGCACTACACCCGGCGATCGCTCGTTTCAATGCTAGTATCGGTTTTGACATAGAACTGATTGAGTACGACATCACTGGCTCCCAAGCGCACGGTAAAATGCTGGCTCGCACGGGCATCATCTCTCCTGAAGATGGCGAACAGCTGGTCGCTGGTTTAGAACAGATTCGTCAAGAATACCGTCAAGGGGAATTCCAACCAGGTATAGATGCTGAGGATGTCCACTTTGCCGTGGAGCGTCGCCTCACGGAAATTGTGGGTGATGTTGGTAAAAAGTTACACACGGCCCGCTCGCGCAATGACCAGGTGGGAACAGACACGCGGCTTTATCTACGCGATCGCATTAACCAAATCCGCAGCCAGTTGCGGGAATTTCAAACCGTGCTGATCGACATCGCAGCGGTGAACGTCGAAACTTTGATTCCCGGCTACACTCATCTGCAACGCGCTCAGCCGGTTAGTTTAGCTCATCACCTCCTAGCCTACTTTGAAATGCTACAGAGGGACTACGAGCGATTGGGCGAAATCCAAAAGCGCGTAAATATATCACCTTTGGGCTGTGGGGCACTAGCGGGTACTACCTTCCCGATCGATCGACATTACACTGCTAAAGAGTTGCATTTTGATGGCGTTTATGGTAATAGCTTGGACGGAGTGAGCGATCGCGACTTTGCGATCGAATTCCTCTGCGCCGCCAGCCTAATTATGGTTCACCTCAGCCGCATGAGCGAAGAAATGATCCTTTGGGCATCCCAGGAATTCGGTTTTATCACCCTAAAAGATAGCTGTGCTACTGGTTCGAGCATCATGCCCCAAAAGAAAAACCCCGACGTTCCAGAACTGGTGCGGGGAAAAGCGGGGCGGGTTTTTGGTCATCTGCAAGCTATGCTGGTGTTGATGAAAGGGCTTCCCCTGGCTTACAACAAAGACCTGCAAGAAGACAAAGAAGCCCTTTTTGATAGCGTTAAGACGGTTAACGCTTGCCTGGAAGCTATGACTATCCTCCTGCGGGAAGGACTGGAATTTAAGACCGATCGCCTCAGAGAAGCTGTTTCAGAAGACTTTTCCAATGCCACAGATGTGGCAGATTACCTAGCAGCACGAGGTGTACCTTTCCGCGAAGCTTATAACTTGGTGGGTAAAGTCGTGAAAACCTGCCTCGCCGGGGGTAAATTGCTTAAGGATCTTACTTTAGAAGAATGGAAAGCATTGCACCCAAGCTTCGAGGCAGATATTTATGAAGCGATCGCACCCCAGCGAGTAGTAGCAGCCCGCAATAGTTATGGCGGTACTGGCTTCGACCAAGTAAAGCAAGCAATTCAAACAGCTAAGTCTCGACTCGCCTTAACCTGA
- a CDS encoding PP2C family protein-serine/threonine phosphatase, with product MTAVPLPRPSSQSSDDHSDASGEVTPVFALKELVARLHREQHKIQDLLSSLGFALRSFNNLNQFLELIPLMATRVTDADGSALVLLKQNGQVRLEQLHCQGNLRGADIRKAIETATNKLRETSLKTSPQTPAVLAQFDRKETSTQERGLAILDEQVTQYLGPDIHLFGTAILIKQVERGRLYVFSRDPEYTWTETRQKLVRLVADQTGVAIANDELTVELRKKERLDRELEIGAEIQQRLLPRQCPKIPGIELAARCQPANRVGGDYYDFIPTSPHHQGSFDKDEQRETEAQKQKKLPTQESLVSNQESPDGRWAIVIGDVMGKGVPAGLLMTMTRGMLRAEVLNGHSPSRILQHLNQVMYADLENSHRFVTLFYSEYNLQTRILYYSNAAHNPPFLWQASTRSVKRLDTLGMLIGLDANSQYEEGQVQLALGDTLIYYTDGFTEAANDRGERFDEENLLRAFERACQHCQGSQTILDYLFEQVQQFIGPGNRNGDDMTLVVMQIVPPANS from the coding sequence ATGACTGCTGTGCCCCTGCCAAGACCTTCCTCTCAATCGTCTGACGACCATAGCGACGCCTCTGGCGAAGTCACACCAGTCTTTGCCCTCAAAGAACTGGTGGCGCGTTTGCATCGGGAACAACACAAAATTCAAGATTTGTTAAGTTCATTAGGGTTTGCACTGCGAAGTTTTAACAATCTAAATCAGTTTTTGGAATTGATCCCGTTGATGGCAACGCGAGTCACAGATGCCGACGGGAGTGCCTTAGTGCTTCTAAAACAGAACGGTCAAGTTAGACTAGAGCAGCTGCATTGCCAAGGTAATCTTCGAGGTGCCGATATACGGAAGGCGATAGAAACAGCAACTAATAAGCTTCGAGAAACCAGCCTAAAAACATCACCGCAGACACCCGCAGTGCTTGCACAGTTTGACCGGAAGGAAACATCCACCCAAGAGAGAGGACTGGCTATTCTTGATGAGCAGGTGACCCAGTACTTAGGGCCAGATATACATTTGTTCGGGACGGCAATTTTAATCAAGCAAGTGGAGAGGGGGCGTTTGTATGTTTTCAGTCGAGATCCCGAATACACTTGGACGGAAACGCGACAGAAGTTAGTTCGGTTAGTAGCAGATCAAACAGGGGTAGCGATCGCAAACGATGAACTGACGGTAGAATTACGCAAGAAGGAACGCCTCGATCGCGAACTCGAAATTGGTGCCGAAATCCAACAAAGATTGCTCCCCCGCCAGTGTCCTAAAATTCCTGGCATCGAACTAGCCGCTCGCTGTCAACCTGCCAACCGCGTGGGCGGAGACTACTACGACTTTATCCCCACATCGCCTCACCACCAGGGAAGCTTTGATAAGGACGAGCAGAGGGAGACAGAAGCACAGAAGCAGAAGAAACTACCCACTCAAGAGTCTCTAGTCTCCAATCAAGAGTCTCCAGATGGACGTTGGGCTATAGTCATAGGAGATGTGATGGGCAAAGGCGTCCCGGCTGGGCTGCTGATGACCATGACTAGGGGAATGCTACGGGCAGAAGTTCTAAACGGTCACTCTCCATCTCGCATCCTGCAACATCTCAATCAGGTTATGTATGCCGATCTGGAAAATTCCCATCGGTTTGTGACCCTATTTTACTCAGAATATAATCTTCAAACTCGTATCCTTTATTACAGCAATGCTGCCCACAATCCTCCATTCTTGTGGCAGGCATCAACGCGATCGGTTAAGCGTTTAGATACCTTGGGTATGCTGATTGGCTTGGATGCCAATTCCCAGTATGAGGAGGGTCAGGTGCAGTTGGCTCTTGGCGATACTTTAATTTACTATACAGATGGGTTTACAGAAGCGGCTAACGATCGTGGAGAGCGCTTCGATGAGGAAAACTTGCTCCGCGCTTTTGAGCGAGCCTGTCAGCATTGTCAGGGTTCCCAAACAATTCTAGATTACCTTTTTGAGCAAGTTCAGCAATTTATTGGGCCAGGAAATCGCAATGGGGACGACATGACACTCGTGGTAATGCAAATTGTTCCACCTGCTAATAGCTGA